One region of Aminobacterium colombiense DSM 12261 genomic DNA includes:
- a CDS encoding DNA adenine methylase, producing the protein MAFYTPLRYPGGKRKLIKFMKNLLEVNNLKGCHYIEPYAGGAGLALQLLFEEHASCIHINDLNASIYSFWHAVLNNTDNFCRLVQDTPITIGEWHRQKAIQSHAEDLSGSLELAFSTFFLNRTNRSGIIKGGVIGGKNQSGEWKLNARFQKKNLINRIQRIANRRDQITLSRMDAVELLKTFKHKKDSEPYFFYLDPPYYEKGAGLYDNFYQPEDHAMLSNYIHKLKYPWIISYDNVPEVRKLYSNYRAITYSLNYTAQIKEVGHEFMAFSNGLTLPNDIRQKESSFGCMRNVIAANHCN; encoded by the coding sequence TTGGCCTTTTACACACCCCTTCGCTATCCTGGAGGGAAACGCAAACTTATTAAGTTCATGAAAAATCTTTTAGAGGTTAACAATCTCAAAGGATGCCACTATATCGAACCCTATGCCGGGGGTGCCGGACTTGCTCTCCAATTACTTTTTGAAGAGCACGCTTCTTGTATTCATATAAATGACCTAAACGCTTCAATATACAGTTTCTGGCATGCTGTCTTGAATAATACAGATAACTTTTGCCGCTTAGTACAAGACACTCCTATTACCATTGGAGAGTGGCATAGACAAAAGGCTATTCAATCTCATGCAGAAGATCTTTCTGGTTCTCTAGAGCTTGCTTTCTCAACGTTCTTTCTTAATCGAACAAACCGTTCAGGTATCATTAAGGGCGGTGTTATTGGAGGGAAAAATCAATCTGGGGAATGGAAGTTAAATGCACGCTTCCAAAAAAAGAATCTCATTAATCGCATCCAAAGAATTGCAAATCGAAGAGATCAAATAACCCTTTCCCGCATGGATGCGGTAGAGCTCCTTAAAACATTTAAACATAAGAAGGATTCTGAACCTTATTTTTTCTATTTAGACCCCCCATATTATGAAAAAGGTGCCGGACTTTACGACAATTTTTATCAGCCAGAAGATCATGCTATGTTGTCTAATTACATTCATAAACTAAAATACCCGTGGATTATATCTTATGACAACGTTCCTGAAGTTCGTAAGCTTTATAGCAACTATCGGGCAATTACATATTCCCTTAACTATACAGCGCAGATAAAAGAAGTTGGCCATGAATTTATGGCTTTTTCTAA